In Novosphingobium sp. RL4, the sequence GTTCTGGTAGGTCGTGTCTTCAGACGTCTCGTTCTGCGCCGAACGGCGGTTTTCGCCGCCGTTGCCGGCCACGTTGCCCTGGTTGTCCGGCAACTGCGCGCCCACGGTCACGCCTTGCGCGCCGGCGGAGTTCTCGTCGTTCTGGTTGTTGGATTCCACCGTCACCTGATGGGCGACGACCTGGGTATCGGGATCGAAGACTTCCGATTCCTCGCGTACCTGATCGCGTTCGAGCACGGCGGCCACTTCGGCGCGCACCTTGCCCTGGCCCACGATCGGCTCGATCATCGATTCGATCTCGTTGCGCAGGCGCGCCTCGACGGCGTTCTGGCGATCCTCGAGATTGCCCGCGCCCGCATCGCCGCCCTCACCCGCACGCGCCAGAAGCGCGCCGGTCTGGTCGACGATCGACACAGCCTCGGGATTGAGATCGGGCACGGCGGAAGACACGAGATAGCGGATCGCCTGGACCTGCTCGCCGGAAAGACGGCCATTGGTCTTTACCGTGACGGAAGCGCTGGCCTTGCGCGGTTCGGTCTCGAACATCGCGCGGTCGGGCATTACGACATGGACGCGTGCCTTGGCCACTTTCTCAAGGCTCTCGATCGAACGGACCAGTTCGCCTTCGATGGCGCGGGTCTCGTTGAGCTTGGCGCGCGAGGACGAGATGCCGAAAGGCTCCTCGGCATCGAGCACCTCATAGCCGATCTTGCCGCCGAGCTGCTCGGACGCCATCGACATGCGCAGTTCGGCCAGCTTGTCGACCGGCGCCATGACCGACGTGCCGTCCGCCGAAAGCTGGAAGGGCACGTTCTGCCCCTTCAGCTTCTCGGTGATCGACTGCGCGGCCGAAGGATCGAGATCGGTATAGAGGTAGCCCATCTCGGTCGTGGGGCTGCGAAAGGCCATCCACCCGAGACCCGCCAGCATGGCAAGGGCCACGCCCCCCATCAGCAGGGCCCGGCGCGGACCGATCTGCTCGATAAAGTTCCGCAACGCGTTCAAAAGTCGCCTCTTACATCAGCAGCGGCACCCCCCTGGCGTCGCTGCTGACATTATAGGATAATCGGCTAGGCAACTCTTGCCGGTAACAGGAAAAGTTTACGCAGCGCCTTCCGGCGCGAGGACGCCCGCGAGTTCGCCCATGACGGCGGCGCGGCGGGAAGCGGAATCGACGTTGAGGCCGCCCTCGGCCCAGCCGATATGGGCATCGTTCATCGGCAGCGTCTCGTCGTCGATCACGACGATCGCAAGCGCGCGGCGTTCACGGCTGCGGCGCTCCTCCACCAGGCGCTCGATATCCTCGCGCATGGCGGGATTGGCCCGGATCGAAAGCGCGGTATCGCGGGAAACCTGATCGAGGGCGCGGGTCAGCGCTTCATCGATGGCGCGCGCGGGCTCGGCGGCGATGGCATGACCGGCGAGCAGTTCGGCGGCCTGGAGCGCAATCGCCCCGGCCTCGGAAATGACCTGGTCCATCACGGCATCGAAGCGTCGTTCCACTTCGTCCACCGAAGCGTGAAGCGCGTCGGTCGCCGCCAGCATCGCCTCCGCACGCTCGCCCCGCGCCTGCTCCAGCCCGGCGTCGAAGCCGTCGGACCTGGCCCTTGCGAGTTCGGCGACATGGTCCTCGTGAAGACGTTCGATGCGCGCCTGAAGCTCCGCGACATGCTCGCGCAGTTCCTCGTGCCGCCGTTCGTCCACGGGCTCATTGGTCGGGAATCGAAACACCCTGTCGAAACCGAATGGCTGAATGGTCATGGGATCCTCCATCATCGCCGCACCCTCGGAATCTCTATACGTCTTCATCAGGTCGTAAACTCATTAATGACGCCAGCGAGGCTTGCGCTGATCCGTTCTGCCCCAAACCTCGACGGCCTCTTGGCGAGTTTACGACATCGCCCGGACTTCCCCGCGGCGGAACAGGCAAGCACCTGTTTCCGCGAAGAACTCTTCAGGAATATGACGCGCGTACAAAATCGGACATTTCATCAATAGATCATCGCATCGTCGCTCTTGGGATCGACCAGCATGATTTCGCCGCGATCGCCGAGCGACTTGGCAAGGCGGACCAGCGCGGTCTGTGCCTCCTCGCATTCGCGTGCGCGCACGGGGCCCATCGCCGACATGTCGTCGCGCATCAGCTTGGCGGCGCGTTCGGTCATGCCGTTGAAGAAGATCTTCTTCATCTCGTCCGGCGCGCCCTTCAGCGCCAGCGCCAGCTCGCGCTTGTTGCAATTGCGCACGATCGTCTGGATCGCACCCGGCAGCAGATTCGCCAGATCCTCGAAAGTGAACATCAGCGCGCGAATGCGCTCGGCCGATTCGGGGGCCTTCTCGTCCAGCGCGCCGAGCATCGCTTCCTCGGTGGAGCGGTCGAGCGCGTTGAACATTTCGGCCATGGTCTCGTGCGGATCGCGGCGCTGCGCGCGTGAGAGGTTGGTCATGAACTCGCTCTTCAGAGTCTGTTCGACCTGGACGATCACGTCCTTCTGCACCGTATCCATGCGCAGCATGCGCATGACGACATCGGTGGCGAATTCGCGCGGCAGCTCGGACAGGACGCGCGCGGCGTGATCCGGCCGCAGCTTGTGGAGGATAACCGCCACCGTCTGCGGATATTCGTTCTTGAGATACCCCGCGAGCACCGCCTCGCTGACGTTGGACAGCTTGTCCCACATCGTGCGGCCGGAAGGACCACGGATGTCCTCCATGATTTCCTTGACCCGGTCCGCCGAAAGGATGCCTTCGAGCAGCCTTTCGGTGGTCTCGTAGGAACCGTGAAGCGTCGCCATGCTCGAGACTTCGCCCGAGAACTGGACGAGCAGATGCTCGACGACGACCGACGGCACCCGGCCGAGCTGGGCGATCGTGGAGGACAGCTCCTTGATCTCCTCGGTGGTGAGCTGCTCCCAGATCGGACCGCCATGATCGCGGCCGAGCGCGAGCATCAGCGCGGCAGCGCGCTGCATGCCCGAATACTTCTTGAGCTCCGGCGGCTCACCCACCGCGGCCATCATCGTCACTTCGATACCCCCGAAAAATTGCTCGGTCCCGTACGGTCAGGGCCTCGTTCCTTCTATTTATAGGAGCAAGGTCAGCGCAACCGCCCGATGGAGACACAATTGGCGATAAATTTAAACAATGGGTTGATAGGCCTGTCGGTTCTCGGCGGATCGAGCGCCTATTCCGCCCTGTCGTCGTCCCTCGCCTCCATGGACAGTGCGGCGGTTATGGCTGCGAAAAAGAACTTCACGCTGGAGGTGCCCGATACCACGCCTCCCTGGCAGGAGGACGCGGACACCAGTTCCGTCAGTTCGCAAATCCTCGCGATCAAGAAGATGCTGTCGATCGTGGACACCACCAAGGACAGCTCGCTGGAGGACCTGCCGGACGTCCAGACCGCCTTCACCACCTACAAGGCACTCGACAAACTGCGCATCCTTGCCGAAAGCGCGGCCAAGACCACCACCTCCTCGACCGAGCGCGCCTCGCTCCAGAAGGCCTTCGCGAAAGGCCTGGCCGATCTCCAGACCTACCTGGGTTCGGCTGACACCGACCTTGTCACGCTCAACTTCGGCACGCCGTCCAGCAATGCGACCTCGGTGGCGATCAAGGCCGCCAATTCCAGCGGCGCGGTGATCGGCGAAGGGGTGTCCACCTCGCGCGATGCCGCCATCGCCGGGATGACCGGCAGCGAAGTGCTCGAAATCAAGCTGACCAAGGGCAGCGCCGCACAGACGGTCACGGTGGACCTGTCGCAGACGACGCAGCCGCCCACGCTCGATTCCGTGGCCGCCGCGATCAACGCCGCGATCGGCGCCAGCCAGGCGACAGATACCAGCGGCAATCCGGTCGTCGATGCCGACGGCAATCCGGTCAGCAAGTGGAAGTCCAATTTCACGGTCGAGAAGAACGACGGCAAATGGGGCCTCGTCTTCAATCCGGCGGGAAGCGAAAAGGTCGCGATCGACCAGATCGGCGGCAGTGACGCGCTGATGGTCGCCAGCGGCGAAACCGCATCCTCCGCGGTGACCGCCGCGCGGGTATACCGCATCGACGACCTCGACGCGTCGCTGTCCTGGCAGCGCCTCAGCAAGATCAACGCCGTGGACGGCGCCGCCACCGCAACCGCAGTGGCTTCCGCCTCGGCCGACGATTACGAGGACAAGGACTACACCGTCTCCTCGGCGACCCAGGCCAAGGCCATCGCCACTGACGCCGAAGGCTTCAGCTATGTCGTCGGCACGACCGCCGGCGACGTGGGCACGCATCTCACTGACGGTTCCGACGACCTGTTCCTCACCAAGGTCGACAGCGAGGGCAACGTCGTCTGGCAGCGCAGCCTCGGCGCCGCCGGCAGCGCGCAGGGCGCGGCGGTGACGATTGCAGCCAATGGCGATATCGTCGTGGCCGGCACCGTCAGCGGCGCCTTCAACGGCGGCGACGACAGCCAGACCGACATGCTCGTCGCGCGATACAACGTGAAGGGCGAGGAACTCTCGGCCACAGTCATCCGCCAGGTCGGCAATGAAACGGCCAGCGCGGTCACCGTAGGCGACGACGGCAGCATCTATGTCGCGGGCAAGGCCTCCACCGGCGGCGGCGATGCCTTCATCGCCAAGCTGGACGCCACCGGCAAGTTCGTGGAACGTCGCACGATCGACAGCGGCGGCGCCGATTCCGTCACATCGCTGGCCATCGACGAATCCGGCAACCTGCTGGCCCTGACCAGCGAAAACGGCGTGGCCACG encodes:
- the fliG gene encoding flagellar motor switch protein FliG; amino-acid sequence: MMAAVGEPPELKKYSGMQRAAALMLALGRDHGGPIWEQLTTEEIKELSSTIAQLGRVPSVVVEHLLVQFSGEVSSMATLHGSYETTERLLEGILSADRVKEIMEDIRGPSGRTMWDKLSNVSEAVLAGYLKNEYPQTVAVILHKLRPDHAARVLSELPREFATDVVMRMLRMDTVQKDVIVQVEQTLKSEFMTNLSRAQRRDPHETMAEMFNALDRSTEEAMLGALDEKAPESAERIRALMFTFEDLANLLPGAIQTIVRNCNKRELALALKGAPDEMKKIFFNGMTERAAKLMRDDMSAMGPVRARECEEAQTALVRLAKSLGDRGEIMLVDPKSDDAMIY
- a CDS encoding flagellar biosynthesis protein, whose protein sequence is MTIQPFGFDRVFRFPTNEPVDERRHEELREHVAELQARIERLHEDHVAELARARSDGFDAGLEQARGERAEAMLAATDALHASVDEVERRFDAVMDQVISEAGAIALQAAELLAGHAIAAEPARAIDEALTRALDQVSRDTALSIRANPAMREDIERLVEERRSRERRALAIVVIDDETLPMNDAHIGWAEGGLNVDSASRRAAVMGELAGVLAPEGAA
- the fliF gene encoding flagellar basal-body MS-ring/collar protein FliF codes for the protein MNALRNFIEQIGPRRALLMGGVALAMLAGLGWMAFRSPTTEMGYLYTDLDPSAAQSITEKLKGQNVPFQLSADGTSVMAPVDKLAELRMSMASEQLGGKIGYEVLDAEEPFGISSSRAKLNETRAIEGELVRSIESLEKVAKARVHVVMPDRAMFETEPRKASASVTVKTNGRLSGEQVQAIRYLVSSAVPDLNPEAVSIVDQTGALLARAGEGGDAGAGNLEDRQNAVEARLRNEIESMIEPIVGQGKVRAEVAAVLERDQVREESEVFDPDTQVVAHQVTVESNNQNDENSAGAQGVTVGAQLPDNQGNVAGNGGENRRSAQNETSEDTTYQNSRTQKVAVRTPGQVKRLTVAVMVDGGPQGLPAAQVQRLQRLVENAVGFDADRGDSVVVENMAFNAPTDLDGADSGLPFGITTDRIFDVLKILLVGGIILFAIRMLKPKLGEPPLVEGVVEQRLPAPDAEMISLSERAADGDEDAMRQLEEMRAGEGEPLLDQEIALAQVDGRIKLSALRRIGDAISASPAESASVIRQWMNS